The genome window AATGCATTAGTCTCCCTTAGGCCGTTTATAAATAGAGCAGCTAGAATTCGAAGTTTAAGCAACTCAAGGCCTTAAACTCAATTTCCCCTTTATCTGACAGATACCATCTCCTTCCCCTCAGATACCTATACCCTTTCAACCGAATAGTAGTATTCGGTTGAACATAGTATAGACAAGgccaaaaatcataaaaatggaAAAGATATCGCGATTGACATCAGAGAACGGTGTGGTGATCTTCAGCAAGACTACATGTTGCTTAAGCTATGCTGTGAACAGGCTGTTTCATGAACTCAGGGTGAACCCTGTGGTTCATGAAATCGATCAGGATCCCGAGGGCAGGGAACTAGAGAAGGCCCTGTTAAGGATGGGATGCAAAAGCCCCGCGGTGCCAGCAGTGTTCATTAAAGGAAAGCTAGTAGGCTCAACCAATGAAGTCATGTCCCTCCACCTGAGTGGCTCTCTCACTCCCTTGCTGAAGCCATATCAGTACTAAAAGTATGTCGCGGCTCCTACGCTGTACTCTGGTCTCTATTCTAGATCGAAAATAAGCTTGGCTCTGCAGTTCTTTGAGCTGATTATTAAGTAGTTGCATTACCTGGTATCTACATGTATTAATTAAGCAAGCAGTGTGCTTGCCTGGTGTAGTATATTCGATTTCCTTAATGAACTTGGCTTATTCACGATGTTACATTGTGCTAGACTTCAATCCATATTTTCTGGTATAAAGGCCCATATATTACAATTTCCACAAGTAATGTCCAAAATACGAGAGCCGGGGAAAAAAGCCTGAAATATCACTTATTAATGTCGGATAATCGAgcattttgatttttggaagAAAACGGTACCTC of Daucus carota subsp. sativus chromosome 3, DH1 v3.0, whole genome shotgun sequence contains these proteins:
- the LOC108213519 gene encoding glutaredoxin-C13, which codes for MEKISRLTSENGVVIFSKTTCCLSYAVNRLFHELRVNPVVHEIDQDPEGRELEKALLRMGCKSPAVPAVFIKGKLVGSTNEVMSLHLSGSLTPLLKPYQY